TGTCGAACTTGACCTGACTGCCTTCTGTATTTCTCCAGGTGTGTGATGAGCCTCCTTCTATCTGTACACCAATGAAAGAGCCCTTCTCTCCCCTGAACAACGTCGTCTCCACCGAGCCATTCAGGGGCTGCTATGTCCGCGCCCAACCCTTCGACGAGTTCCCCTCCAGCAACCGCCGCTACCTGCCTCCACAGGTCAGCCTCTCCACCAATCACACCCCCTAAAAAGTTACCATCTgattgttttgaaaatgttgaaatctgTCTTTGTTGGAAGTATTTCTTATGTTCTCTGTTTCCCTTCTTTCGAAGGTCTCCTTTAAGTCAACTCGTCATGTCAGTTTTCACATGGACGAAGAGGAGATTGTTCGCATCAACCCACGCAAAGATGTGCTCATCCGCGGCTATGAGGACTACCGCCACCCTGTTATGTGGAAACAGGAGGCTGACCGCGAGGACCTGGACTACCCAACCGCCTTCCACAAACTGGACAGTAAGAAGTGCGAGTACCTCTTCCCCGAAGGCCCCGGTGGGGACTCCCACTCTGGCCCTGGTATGGGCATTGGACCAGGTATGGGGTTGGGTCTGGGAAAGGACACAGCAATCAAGACTCAGCCCTCGCCCCTGTTGAAGAAGAAAGGCCGGCGGCGGCGAGAGGACGGCGAGCGTTCGCGCTGCATCTACTGTCGGGAAATGTTCAACCACGAAGACAACTGGCGGGGGCAGTGTCAAGACGCCCCCGACCCGATCAAGCAGTGCATCTACAAAGTCAGCTGCATGCTGTGCGCCGAGAGCATGCTGTACCACTGCATGTCCGACTCCGAGGGCGACTTCTCGGACCCCTGCTCATGTGACACATCTGACGAGCAGTTCTGTCTGCGCTGGCTGGCCCTGGTGGCGCTCTCCTTCATTGCGCCCTGCATGTGCTGCTACCTGCCTCTGCGCGCCTGCCACCACTGTGGCGAGGCCTGCCGCTGTTGTGGGGGCAAGCACAAGGCCGCGGGGTGACCTGAGGACGGACTCTGGGACACCCTCAAAGCTAGCTAACACAGGAAGTGAATAAAAGCGGAAAATTAAAAGCCGGCATCCTTTTTTCATTCCCTCTCAGACGGGGTGATATGTTGTTGATCCCCAGCTCTGAGGGCTTTTGGagatttcagtttgtgtttgtcgcCGACAAGCAGCAGTGGAGGACAAACCATATGCTTTGTGGGGGCTCTGAGCATCAAGCTAAGTTCAGGAGCTTaatctgaggaggagaggaggcatcAAGATTAATAGACTTGGAGATGTTACtaaacacacctgtacacacacatacacacacacacgcaaatacaactctctctctctcttactctctctctctctctctcacattcaTGCATTGACAAAGCCAGGCCACAAACGTCAGAACTCGACTACAAGTAACGTGTAACTTTATGAaggaaaatttgtctttttgtacaGAGAGCGACAACTTGatgacgaaaaaaaaaaagaaaacaaaactattctgcattcagaaaaaaaaattacttgCTGTTTGAGTATGCTAAAAGGGATATGTTCTTGCTTTTTTGTGAATTTACAGTTGGGTAACAGTGGCCTTTCCTTCATGGCTTAAGCATTTGCTGACAATGTAATTACTAGACAGAGAAAAATGCACTAGAAATggtaccccccccccctttctctctctctcccctgagTAAAGGTAACCCTCTCAAATTCTTGTGGTACATTAACCACCATATTTAGTGTAATTTTAACATTTGAGAGATGTTGCTGTGGTGGATGTatggccaatttttttttatttttggttttccttTCCATCGAATGTTtagaaaaaaatccacacacaaaaaaatagttttggctTGTTTTTGAAGGTACAGCTTGGTATAGCTTTTGACATTCAGTTAgaagatgctaaaaaaaatgataactTTCCTTTTCCCGAGGTGATTTTTTTGACTGCATTCCAAAATAAAGGGATCGATTCCATGATTagaagggaaagaaaatggTAACGACCTTACCATGCGGAGTTCCCCCCCAAAAATAGTTTTTCCACATCATGAAATTAGCATTAGAACCTCTTGAACcatttataaaaaagaaaaaattgaaACTAACACATGACAATTTCATTCACTTCAGTGAATTTCAGATTTTAGTCCAGTTGTTTACTGCTGTAGTGAaattgttttgagttttttttcttttttttttgtttcttcattgttattttcctgctctttttttttttttttttttaataattatttttgaaaCAAAGGCTGAAATGTTTGCTCAACCAGCAAGTTTTGTTTCGGTGAGTATAGGGGTTACGGTGCTCCTTGGTTAAATGATGAGGCACTTAAATTACTGATAGGCTATTCTTTTTATCGAGAATCCCTCAGATTATAAACTTAATTTAGACTTAATTTGACATTTGGGGGGGAAACCCTCCTGAAAGCACTGCTCTCCAAGCTTTGGTTGCAGCACCCTCTCCAAATTTCCATATTTGTCCCatgatttagtgtttttctttgttttattctctgtaGTATTGCGTTGTTCCTCAAAAGTTCACTCCTTCCGTATGTCTTCATTTAACAGGccctgaatgaatgaatgcattgtTTCAGGAATGCTGAGTATCTtagctttaaaagaaaaacaaaaaaacatacagatgttatgtatgtgtacgtgtgtgtgcgagtgtgcaTTGGTATTCATATGCACTGTTGATTTGATGTCTTGAACGTCACCA
This DNA window, taken from Larimichthys crocea isolate SSNF chromosome XXIV, L_crocea_2.0, whole genome shotgun sequence, encodes the following:
- the spred1 gene encoding sprouty-related, EVH1 domain-containing protein 1; translation: MSEDSTNPNNDDSYARVRAVVMTRDDSSGGWLPLGGGGLSCVTVYKVSRADDSSSTHSGGSGGSSSNLSPCSPSPSPSPSPSPSPTAVEFHIKGERLKDKLVVLECVLQKDVVYNKVTPIFHHWRINDKKFGLTFQSPADARAFDRGIRRAIEDINQGCRSFGEGDTPEDGLTVCDEPPSICTPMKEPFSPLNNVVSTEPFRGCYVRAQPFDEFPSSNRRYLPPQVSFKSTRHVSFHMDEEEIVRINPRKDVLIRGYEDYRHPVMWKQEADREDLDYPTAFHKLDSKKCEYLFPEGPGGDSHSGPGMGIGPGMGLGLGKDTAIKTQPSPLLKKKGRRRREDGERSRCIYCREMFNHEDNWRGQCQDAPDPIKQCIYKVSCMLCAESMLYHCMSDSEGDFSDPCSCDTSDEQFCLRWLALVALSFIAPCMCCYLPLRACHHCGEACRCCGGKHKAAG